GTACTCGATGTGTGTCTGGCCAACGCATCCTTCCAGATCCGCTTCGATCCCGATCGAATTGCGCCGAAGGCCTTGCTTGAGGCGGTGCAGGGCGCCGAGGCAGAAGCCGTTGCCGAACGCACGTTGCAGACCCGGATCATCGAAATTCCGGTGCTGTACAACGATCCCTGGACCCACGAAACGCTCATGCGTTTTCGCGACCGGCATCAGGACCCGAGCGCCACGGATCTGGAATACGCCGCGCGCATCAATGGCCTGGCGGATGTCGATGCGTTCATTGCTGCACATAGCGGGGCGCCATGGTTTGTCTCGATGGTGGGGTTCGTCGCCGGTTTGCCCTTCATGTTCCAGATGGTCGAACGCGAACGTCAGTTGCAGGTGCCCAAGTATCTGCGTCCACGTACCGACACGCCGAAACTGACGCTGGGGCACGGTGGTTGTTTCGGTTGTATCTACTCGGTGCGCGGTGCCGGGGGGTATCAGATGTTTGGTGTCACTCCGGCTCCCATTTACGACCCGCAGCAATCACTGGCGTACCTGAAGGACCACATGGTGTTTTTCCGCCCGGGTGACATTGTGCAGTTCAAGCCGATGGATCGCGCCGCGTATGACCAGGCCGTTGCAGACGTGGAGGCCGGGCATTTCGATTTACGGATCCGGCCAGTGGAGTTTTCACTGGATGCGTTTCTCGCCGACCCGGTCGGTTATCCCGTGTCGCTGCAGGAGGTGTTGGCATGATCAAGGTACTCAAACCCGGTCTCGCCACGTCGGTTCAGGATCTGGGCCGCGAAGGTTACTACCACCTCGGCATCCCGCCTTCCGGTGCGCTCGATCAATATGCGCTGAGTGCGGCCAATCATCTGGTCGGCAACGCGGCGGATTGCGCCGCGCTGGAATGTACGTTGCTGGGCCCTGAGCTGGCATTTCAGCAAGACGCACTGGTCGCGGTGTGCGGCGCGCACATGGCACCTCGACTCGATGGTGTGGAAATGCATCACGCCACCGCGTTCGCGGTGAAGGCCGGCCAGGTTCTGCGTTTCGATTTTCCCAAGGCGGGTGCCCGGGCTTATCTGGCGGTGGCCGGCGGAATCGACGTGCCGCTGGTGCTGGGCAGTCGATCGACTTATGCGCTCGGGGCGTTGGGTGGTTTTGCCGGACGACGCTTGATCGCCGGAGACGAATTGCCGGTGGGCAAATCCAGCGGCAAGGGGCGT
The sequence above is a segment of the Pseudomonas sp. HS6 genome. Coding sequences within it:
- a CDS encoding allophanate hydrolase subunit 1, with protein sequence MSRPIRYSFGADEHLFAEVSESMSLEAFFKGMAVTRAVERLKLDGVLDVCLANASFQIRFDPDRIAPKALLEAVQGAEAEAVAERTLQTRIIEIPVLYNDPWTHETLMRFRDRHQDPSATDLEYAARINGLADVDAFIAAHSGAPWFVSMVGFVAGLPFMFQMVERERQLQVPKYLRPRTDTPKLTLGHGGCFGCIYSVRGAGGYQMFGVTPAPIYDPQQSLAYLKDHMVFFRPGDIVQFKPMDRAAYDQAVADVEAGHFDLRIRPVEFSLDAFLADPVGYPVSLQEVLA